One segment of Danio aesculapii chromosome 3, fDanAes4.1, whole genome shotgun sequence DNA contains the following:
- the LOC130220558 gene encoding apoptosis regulator BAX-like translates to MSDPSHKELSECMVKIAFQLDENEKLERWIKNDLSFKPTKDVYVDVTSGIFSDGIFNWGRVVALFYIAYQFVIKAAEIRCVDSVRSIINWTMSSIRKYSLKWIREQGGWDGIRSYFRTPTWQTIGDFLAGVLTAGLVVYKNANP, encoded by the exons ATGAGCGACCCCAGCCATAAAGAATTGTCCGAGTGTATGGTAAAGATTGCATTTCAGTTGGATGAAAATGAAAAACTAGAAAGG TGGATAAAAAATGACCTTTCTTTTAAACCGACTAAAGATGTCTATGTTGATGTGACCAGTGGGATCTTCTCTGATGGGATATTCAACTGGGGCAGGGTCGTGGCACTTTTCTACATTGCTTATCAGTTTGTCATTAAG GCTGCTGAAATCCGATGTGTTGACTCAGTCAGAAGCATTATAAACTGGACTATGTCTTCAATTAGAAAATACTCTTTAAAGTGGATCAGGGAGCAGGGTGGATGG GATGGAATCCGTTCATATTTCAGGACCCCCACCTGGCAGACAATTGGAGATTTCCTTGCTGGAGTTCTCACTGCAGGCTTAGTAGTCTACAAAAATGCGAACCCATAG
- the LOC130220559 gene encoding LOW QUALITY PROTEIN: uncharacterized protein LOC130220559 (The sequence of the model RefSeq protein was modified relative to this genomic sequence to represent the inferred CDS: inserted 1 base in 1 codon) — MAIIAELALSYGGTHFYTYHNLFSAKCALRVTQWNQCPYWGALDTELHNRVFLGCRNLTCAVCRSSLHPTTSCPLITPSSDPTKSSIKSTSYVPQPPSHNIPSLLSPCLKPSLPNRDICMNFNISRCLTHGFHPGISALPSHNLFCPNLQSATTEPDTVDYLIKKEIDNNFMIGPFMAPPFNVSRISPIGVATRKFSDKKRLIIDLSAPHNSVFPSINSTIPLDEYSLNYHDIEQAITLIKIAGRNAWLAKVDISSAFKILPIHPDFWHLFGIHWRSQFYFAVRLTFGCKSSPKIFDMMSEALCWILSNNYKIPHLIHLLDDFLIISPPSSPPAKDLAITQQVFAKLGIPLAEEKTSGPSTTIEFLGIKLDSKKFQASLPKEKIDRIISLSQIFLEKQTCTKRELLSILGHLNFAMRIIPQGRPFITHLLQLSTTVHGLEETILLSKPSREELSLWITFLKQWNGCSFFYSDFVASPIDINLFTDAAPSVGFGGFYNGHCLAAAWPPQLTSIPKNQSSSALFELYPIVAAAILWGDEWSTSSILVHCDNQATVYCNNKGRSHSPSIMPFLRRLTWISAQKQFIITAEHVPGCKNXIADSLSRFSFQKFWRLAPEADLPISHITSCFSPEPFSSHSFRIGAATTAAFNGLSQHQIQTLGRWSSEAFKSYIRLSKYHLREAQRALTILPTPTLPP; from the exons ATGGCAATCATCGCCGAGCTCGCGCTCTCCTATGGGGGCACACacttctacacctaccacaattTATTCTCCGCCAAATGCGCATTACGAGTGACCCAGTGGAACCAGTGTCCTTACTGGGGGGCTTTGGACACTGAGCTCCACAATCGGGTATTTTTAGGATGCCGCAATCTAACCTGCGCTGTCTGCCGCTCCAGTCTGCACCCCACTACCTCCTGTCCTCTAATCACTCCCTCCTCTGATCCTACTAAATCATCCATCAAATCCACCAGCTATGTTCCTCAACCACCCAGCCACAACATCCCTTCTCTGCTGTCTCCCTGCCTCAAACCCTCCCTCCCTAACCGTGACATCTGCATGAATTTTAACATCAGCAGAT GTCTAACCCACGGATTCCACCCAGGCATCTCAGCTCTTCCTTCTCACAATCTCTTTTGTCCCAATTTGCAGTCTGCTACCACTGAACCCGATACTGTTGATTatcttattaaaaaagaaatcgaCAATAACTTCATGATCGGACCATTCATGGCTCCTCCATTCAATGTCTCACGAATTAGCCCCATAGGAGTCGCAACTCGAAAATTTTCTGACAAAAAACGCCTAATAATTGATCTTTCGGCCCCCCACAATTCAGTTTTTCCCAGCATTAACAGCACTATCCCATTAGACGAATATTCGCTCAACTACCACGACATTGAGCAAGCTATCACCCTCATCAAAATAGCCGGTCGCAACGCCTGGCTAgctaaagtagacatttcatctGCCTTTAAAATATTGCCAATCCATCCAGACTTTTGGCATCTTTTTGGCATTCATTGGCGTTCCCAATTCTATTTTGCAGTCCGACTAACTTTCGGATGCAAAAGTAGTCCAAAAATATTCGACATGATGTCAGAAGCACTATGCTGGATTTTGTCTAATAATTACAAAATCCCCCACCTCATTCATCTTCTAGATGATTTTCTCATAATTTCCCCCCCTTCTTCACCTCCAGCTAAGGACCTAGCGATCACCCAACAGGTTTTCGCTAAACTAGGAATTCCTCTCGCAGAGGAAAAAACCTCAGGACCCAGTACCACAATCGAATTTCTGGGCATTAAACTAGACTCGAAAAAATTTCAAGCATCTCTCCCTAAAGAGAAAATCGATCGAATCATTTCCCTATCCCAGATATTCCTAGAAAAACAGACATGCACTAAACGTGAACTCCTATCCATTCTTGGCCATCTTAATTTTGCCATGCGCATAATTCCTCAAGGCCGCCCATTCATTACTCACCTCCTCCAACTCTCCACTACAGTCCATGGTTTAGAAGAAACAATCCTTCTCTCTAAACCCAGTCGCGAAGAGCTAAGCTTATGGATCACCTTCCTTAAGCAATGGAACGGCTGTTCCTTTTTCTACAGCGACTTTGTAGCATCCCCCAtagacattaatttattcacagaTGCTGCCCCGTCAGTTGGTTTTGGAGGTTTCTATAATGGGCATTGTTTGGCTGCCGCATGGCCaccccaattgacttccattccaAAAAACCAAAGCTCTTCAGCCCTCTTCGAACTCTACCCAATAGTTGCAGCAGCCATTCTGTGGGGAGATGAATGGTCCACTTCTAGCATTCTCGTTCATTGTGATAACCAAGCTACGGTATACTGCAATAATAAAGGGCGTTCTCACTCCCCTTCAATAATGCCGTTTCTAAGACGCCTCACCTGGATTTCTGCTCAAAAACAATTTATCATAACTGCTGAACATGTACCTGGTTGCAAAA aaattgctgactctctttCTCGTTTTTCTTTCCAGAAATTCTGGCGATTGGCCCCAGAGGCGGACCTCCCTATCTCTCATATTACAAGCT GTTTTTCCCCCGAGCCATTTTCCAGCCACTCATTTAGGATTGGTGCCGCCACCACAGCAGCCTTCAACGGGCTTTCCCAGCATCAGATCCAGACACTCGGTCGCTGGTCCTCTGAAGCTTTCAAATCCTACATTCGCCTTAGTAAATACCACCTCAGGGAAGCTCAACGAGCCCTCACCATACTTCCAACCCCCACACTCCCTCCCTAA